The Saccopteryx leptura isolate mSacLep1 chromosome 2, mSacLep1_pri_phased_curated, whole genome shotgun sequence genome has a window encoding:
- the TUG1 gene encoding taurine up-regulated 1, giving the protein MASAALDQALPSARGCLCPSPRNWNSTTAARSWNHVLPPPLPPPPPPPPLPPRHELPVRSAEYDDDSTQHHGIQLLGCSATAAKQYRGRAERRSRDEALARPPPLPGLVGRRSGRAVDRAIGWRLFLLLWHPALGAQARPPRRAPGGRWRSRRVFLLVRRTRAAAYAFAIRRGVVRVVGGGGQLPRPAAGEAAAAGFGAAGEAGVAGAGLEAWRHPSGSARTQLEGQEGAGGWLVVGFLLCLFLLMPP; this is encoded by the exons ATGGCGAGCGCAGCACTCGACCAGGCGTTGCCCAGCGCTCGCGGCTGCCTTTGTCCCTCCCCACGGAATTGGAACTCAACAACCGCAGCGCGCTCTTGGAACCATGTGCTGCCGCCgccgcttcctcctcctcctcctcctccgccgcTGCCGCCGCGACACGAGCTGCCTGTGCGCAGCGCTGAATATGACGATGACAGCACTCAGCACCACGGAATTCAGCTTCTGGGCTGCTCCGCAACTGCTGCC AAACAGTACCGGGGGCGGGCCGAGCGACGCAGCCGGGACG AAGCCCTGGCgcgccctccccccctccccggtcTGGTAGGGCGAAGGAGCGGGCGCGCGGTCGATCGAGCGATCGGTTGGCGGCTCTTTCTCCTGCTCTGGCATCCAGCTCTTGGGGCGCAGGCCCGGCCGCCGCGGCGCGCGCCCGGTGGCCGTTGGCGCTCGCGCCGAGTCTTTCTTCTCGTACGCAGAACTCGGGCGGCGGCCTATGCGTTTGCGATTCGACGAGGAGTCGTCCGGGTGGTCGGCGGTGGCGGGCAGCTGCCCCGCCCCGCTGCtggggaggcggcggcggcgggattTGGCGCGGCCGGGGAAGCGGGGGTGGCCGGGGCCGGCCTGGAGGCCTGGCGCCACCCTTCGGGGTCTGCAAGGACCCAGTTGGAGGGACAGGAAGGTGCTGGGGGATGGTTGGTGGTTGGCTTTCTACTTTGCCTGTTCCTCCTCATGCCGCCTTAG